The proteins below come from a single Mytilus edulis chromosome 5, xbMytEdul2.2, whole genome shotgun sequence genomic window:
- the LOC139523413 gene encoding ankyrin repeat domain-containing protein 50-like, protein MDHFITIIPTKYHQMYIQRMIDDWSKGKVQDVFSNINMKIPLFTQKFHNYLNMLDISYQRQLANICDERKTSIKPYFWMFQDDDDDTYDTSLLHCCYLGDISLVKWCCHHGVNVNRCTYNEKSPINIACEQGHTEIVKMMLERGADCTNCDIDGQSPVMKACEHGHKEIVKMLLDRGADYNKCDNGVQSSVMKACAHGHTEIVQMLLDKGADCDKCDVRKQSPVMKACEHGHTEIVKILLDSGADCKNGDNGGRSPVMKACEHGHTEIVKMLLDKGADCNKCDFWGQSVVMNACEHGHKEIVKMLLDRGADYKKCNDHGQSPVLKSCEHGHTEIVKMLLDRGADYIGCDINSESPVMKACEHGHTEIVKMLLDRGADCNKCDNGVRSPVMKACANGHTEIVKMVLDKGADYNRCDINGQSPVMKACAHGHVEIVKMLIDIEADYKKCDNNSRSPVMKACENGHTEIVKMLLDRGADYNGCDINSESPVMKACEHSHTEIVKMLLDRGADCNKYDRRGESPVMKACEHGHTEMVNVLLNRGADYNKCEGSGQSLLMKACEYGRTEIVKMVLNSGADCNRCDDCGHSPVMKACEHGHIEIVMMLLDRGADYNKCNKNGQSPLLRACEHGHTEMVKMLLDKGADYNNFDNSGQSPLGKSCEHGHTDLVKMLLDRGAYYNKCNKYGQSPVMKACKHGHKEIVNMLFDRGADYNKCDKWGQSPVMKACEHGHTEIVKMLLNRGADFNKCDEDHRSPLIATCEHGHTDIVKMLLDRKADCNKCDRAGQSPVMKACEHCHTTVVKMLLNRGADFNKCDEDDRSPLMVACEYGHTEMLKMPLDPRVDFNKRDEDDRSLLMPLVSCEPSHIEIVKMLLDRGADYNKCNKSGQSPLMKARKHGHKEIVEMLLDRGAHYDKRDKWGRSSSKIAYEHGFSLMSQFPHLPTDFDESVLID, encoded by the coding sequence ATGGATCACTTTATCACTATAATACCAACAAAGTATCATCAGATGTACATACAGAGAATGATTGATGACTGGTCAAAGGGAAAAGTTCAAGATGTATTTAGTAACATCAATATGAAGATCCCTCTGTTCACACAGAAATTTCACAACTATTTGAATATGCTAGATATATCTTACCAGAGACAACTGGCAAATATCTGTGACGAAAGAAAAACGTCTATAAAACCTTATTTCTGGATGTTtcaagatgatgatgatgataccTATGACACGTCTTTATTACATTGTTGTTATTTAGGAGATATTTCTTTGGTCAAGTGGTGTTGTCATCATGGGGTAAATGTCAATAGGTGTACGTATAATGAAAAGTCTCCAATAAATATTGCTTGTGAACAaggtcatacagaaatagtaaaaatGATGTTAGAAAGAGGAGCAGACTGTACTAATTGTGATATTGATGGTCAGTCACCTGTAATGAAGGCATGTGAACATGGTCATAAAGAAATAGTAAAGatgttgttagacagaggagcAGACTATAATAAATGTGATAATGGGGTTCAGTCGTCTGTAATGAAGGCATGTGCAcatggtcatacagaaatagtacAGATGTTGTTAGACAAAGGAGCAGACTGTGATAAATGTGACGTTAGGAAACAGTCACCTGTAATGAAGGCTTGTGAAcatggtcatacagaaatagtgaaaatattgttAGACAGTGGAGCAGACTGTAAAAATGGTGATAATGGTGGTCGGTCACCTGTAATGAAGGCTTGTGAAcatggtcatacagaaatagtCAAGATGTTATTAGACAAAGGAGCAGACTGTAATAAATGTGACTTTTGGGGTCAGTCAGTTGTAATGAATGCTTGTGAACATGGTCATAAAGAAATAGTGAAAatgttgttagacagaggagcAGACTATAAGAAATGTAATGATCATGGTCAGTCACCTGTACTGAAGTCATGTGAAcatggtcatacagaaatagtaaagatgttgttagacagaggagcAGACTATATAGGATGTGATATTAACAGTGAATCACCTGTAATGAAGGCTTGTGAAcatggtcatacagaaatagtgaaaatgttgttagacagaggagcAGATTGTAATAAATGTGATAATGGGGTTCGGTCACCTGTAATGAAGGCATGTGCAAatggtcatacagaaatagtaaagatgGTGTTAGACAAAGGAGCAGACTATAATAGATGTGATATTAATGGTCAATCACCTGTAATGAAGGCTTGTGCACATGGTCATGTAGAAATAGTGAAAATGTTGATAGACATAGAAGCAGACTATAAGAAATGTGATAATAACAGTAGGTCACCTGTAATGAAGGCTTGTGAAAatggtcatacagaaatagtaaagatgttgttagacagaggagcAGACTATAACGGATGTGATATTAACAGTGAATCACCTGTAATGAAGGCTTGTGAACATAGTCATACAGAAATAGTTAAGatgttgttagacagaggagcAGACTGTAATAAATATGACAGAAGGGGTGAATCACCTGTTATGAAGGCTTGTGAACATGGTCATACAGAAATGGTAAATGTGTTGTTAAACAGAGGAGCAGACTATAATAAATGTGAAGGGAGTGGTCAGTCACTTCTAATGAAGGCTTGTGAATATGGTCGTACGGAAATAGTTAAGATGGTATTAAATAGTGGAGCAGACTGTAATAGATGTGACGATTGTGGTCATTCACCTGTAATGAAGGCTTGTGAACATGGTCATATAGAAATAGTAATGatgttgttagacagaggagcagactataataaatgtaataaaaatggGCAGTCACCTCTTCTTAGGGCTTGTGAACATGGTCATACAGAAATGGTGAAGATGTTGTTAGATAAAGGAGCAGACTACAATAATTTTGACAATTCGGGTCAGTCACCTCTAGGGAAGTCTTGTGAACATGGTCATACAGATTTAGTAAAGatgttgttagacagaggagcATACTATAATAAATGTAACAAGTATGGTCAATCACCTGTAATGAAGGCGTGTAAACATGGTCATAAAGAAATTGTAAATATGTTGTTCGACAGAGGAGCAGACTATAATAAATGTGACAAGTGGGGTCAGTCACCTGTAATGAAAGCTTGTGAAcatggtcatacagaaatagtGAAGATGTTGTTGAACAGAGGAGCAGACTTTAATAAATGTGATGAAGATCACAGATCACCTCTAATAGCGACTTGTGAGCATGGTCATACAGACATAGTGAAGATGTTGTTAGACAGGAAGGCAGACTGTAATAAATGTGACAGGGCGGGTCAGTCACCTGTAATGAAGGCTTGTGAACATTGTCATACAACAGTAGTGAAGATGTTGTTGAATAGAGGAGCAGACTTTAATAAATGTGATGAAGATGACAGATCACCTTTAATGGTGGCTTGTGAATATGGTCATACAGAAATGTTAAAGATGCCGTTAGACCCAAGAGTAGACTTTAATAAACGTGATGAAGATGACAGATCACTTTTAATGCCATTGGTGTCTTGTGAACCTAGTCATATAGAAATAGTAAAGatgttgttagacagaggagcCGACTATAATAAATGTAACAAGAGTGGTCAGTCACCTTTAATGAAGGCTCGTAAACATGGTCATAAAGAAATAGTAGAGatgttgttagacagaggagcGCACTATGATAAAAGAGACAAATGGGGTCGGTCATCTTCAAAGATTGCCTATGAACACGGTTTCTCCTTGATGTCGCAATTTCCGCATTTGCCAACAGATTTTGACGAAAGTGTATTGATCGATTAG